The following proteins are co-located in the Polymorphospora rubra genome:
- a CDS encoding TetR/AcrR family transcriptional regulator, translating into MSDSSAAAGRTRPDRTRASDGRAGDVWFRPPRVLRDSPPLSRDRIVAAALELLDEEGVERLTMRRLAERLGAGSTTLYWHVKTKNDVLDLALDELFAEVELPRPDPSDWRATAVALLTGWRAAMLRHPWSAALLGRPLLGPNVLTRTEFLHATLAGAGFRQPHLTAAANALAGFVIGSALSQTAWQSRDGDDVHEPATRLLEQHRDRYPLLAARDSVVDDWDADFGRGLTYLLDGICATRA; encoded by the coding sequence ATGTCAGACAGCAGCGCCGCCGCCGGACGGACCCGCCCGGACCGCACCCGGGCCTCGGACGGCCGGGCGGGCGACGTCTGGTTCCGTCCACCACGGGTGCTGCGCGACTCGCCACCGCTCTCCCGGGACCGCATCGTCGCCGCCGCGCTGGAACTGCTCGACGAGGAAGGGGTCGAACGACTCACCATGCGGCGCCTGGCCGAACGCCTCGGCGCCGGTTCGACGACGCTCTACTGGCACGTGAAGACGAAGAACGACGTGCTCGACCTCGCACTCGACGAACTGTTCGCCGAGGTGGAGCTGCCCCGTCCCGACCCGTCCGACTGGCGGGCGACGGCCGTCGCGCTGCTGACCGGTTGGCGCGCCGCCATGCTCCGCCACCCGTGGTCGGCGGCCCTCCTGGGGCGCCCCCTGCTGGGGCCCAATGTCCTGACCCGCACCGAGTTCCTGCACGCCACGCTGGCCGGCGCCGGATTCCGGCAACCGCATCTCACCGCCGCGGCGAACGCGCTCGCCGGCTTTGTCATCGGTTCCGCACTGAGCCAGACCGCGTGGCAGAGCCGGGACGGCGACGACGTGCACGAGCCCGCCACCAGGCTCCTGGAGCAGCACCGCGACAGGTACCCGCTGCTGGCGGCGCGGGACTCCGTGGTCGACGACTGGGACGCCGACTTCGGCCGGGGACTGACATACCTTCTCGACGGCATCTGTGCGACCCGGGCCTGA
- a CDS encoding ABC-F family ATP-binding cassette domain-containing protein, with protein sequence MGYIDVSHLTYVLPDSRLLLNDVSFRVGDGAKAVLVGPNGAGKTTLVRLIAGDLAAADGKVTQIGGLGVMRQFIGDIRDDRTLYDLLLSVAPDAVRSTTDQLRRAEAAMAERGEEEATQMAYARAIGDHTDAGGYDIEVVWDAVCTQALGSAYEAVKDRPVTTLSGGEQKRLVLEALLRGPDRVLLLDEPDNYLDVPAKEWLGEQLRSTSKTVLMVSHDRQLIADVADRILTVEARTVWIHGGRFATYAQAKQERRDRIVERRRRWEDEHARLRHLVHTLRQSATNSDAMASPYRAAQTRLRRFEEAGPPERPAKQQNVRIRLRGGRTGKRAVVCESLELVGLMRPFDTEIWYGERVAVLGSNGSGKSTFLHLLADLGRDETPAVRYAGGVRLGSRVVPGHFVQTHARPDLHGRTALEIVLATVPQTLNDAMSALARYELAPSANQSFETLSGGQQARLQILLLELSGANLLLLDEPTDNLDLASAEALQDGLAGFSGTVLAVTHDRWFAADFDRYLVFGADGRIYESADAVWSEGRVDRAR encoded by the coding sequence ATGGGCTACATCGACGTAAGTCACCTGACGTACGTCCTGCCGGACAGCCGTCTCCTCCTCAACGACGTGTCCTTCCGGGTGGGGGACGGGGCCAAGGCGGTGCTCGTCGGGCCCAACGGCGCGGGGAAGACGACCCTGGTCCGCCTCATCGCCGGTGACCTCGCGGCGGCCGACGGGAAGGTGACCCAGATCGGCGGGCTCGGCGTGATGCGTCAGTTCATCGGTGACATCCGCGACGACCGGACGCTCTACGACCTGTTGCTGTCCGTGGCTCCGGACGCTGTCCGGTCGACGACCGACCAGCTGCGCCGGGCCGAGGCGGCGATGGCCGAACGCGGGGAGGAGGAGGCCACGCAGATGGCGTACGCCCGGGCGATCGGTGACCACACCGACGCTGGCGGCTACGACATCGAGGTGGTCTGGGACGCCGTCTGCACGCAGGCGCTCGGATCGGCGTACGAGGCGGTGAAGGACCGGCCGGTGACCACCCTCTCCGGCGGCGAGCAGAAGCGGCTGGTCCTGGAAGCGCTCCTGCGTGGTCCGGACCGCGTGTTGCTCCTCGACGAACCGGACAACTACCTGGACGTGCCGGCCAAGGAGTGGCTCGGCGAACAACTGCGGTCCACGTCGAAGACCGTGCTGATGGTCTCGCACGACCGGCAGTTGATCGCGGACGTCGCCGACCGGATCCTCACCGTCGAGGCCCGCACCGTCTGGATCCACGGCGGTCGTTTCGCCACGTACGCGCAGGCGAAGCAGGAGCGGCGCGACCGGATCGTGGAGCGTCGCAGGCGCTGGGAGGACGAGCACGCCCGGCTCCGGCACCTGGTGCACACACTGCGCCAGAGCGCGACGAACAGTGACGCGATGGCCTCGCCGTACCGGGCCGCGCAGACCAGGCTACGACGGTTCGAGGAGGCCGGTCCGCCGGAGCGGCCGGCGAAGCAACAGAACGTGCGGATCCGGCTGCGTGGTGGGCGGACCGGCAAGCGTGCGGTCGTCTGCGAAAGCCTGGAGCTGGTCGGGCTGATGCGCCCCTTCGACACCGAGATCTGGTACGGCGAACGCGTCGCGGTGCTCGGTTCGAACGGTTCCGGCAAGTCGACGTTCCTGCACCTGCTGGCCGACCTCGGTCGCGACGAGACGCCGGCCGTCCGGTACGCCGGCGGGGTGAGGTTGGGTTCCCGGGTCGTGCCGGGGCATTTCGTGCAGACGCACGCCCGACCGGATCTGCACGGCCGCACCGCACTGGAGATCGTGCTGGCGACTGTTCCGCAGACCCTCAACGACGCGATGTCGGCGCTGGCGCGGTACGAGCTGGCACCTTCGGCCAACCAGTCGTTCGAGACGTTGTCCGGCGGCCAGCAGGCGCGGTTGCAGATCCTGCTCCTGGAACTGTCCGGCGCCAACCTGTTGCTGCTGGACGAGCCGACCGACAATCTCGACCTCGCCAGCGCCGAGGCGCTCCAGGACGGACTCGCCGGCTTCTCCGGTACGGTTCTCGCCGTCACCCACGACCGCTGGTTCGCCGCCGACTTCGACCGCTACCTGGTCTTCGGCGCCGACGGCCGGATCTACGAGAGCGCCGACGCGGTGTGGAGCGAGGGACGGGTCGACCGCGCCCGGTGA
- a CDS encoding aminopeptidase P family protein, giving the protein MTSDKQVKASHRNVPGSDAFRAFIASGWASRSTEPVPRVAVADHAADRRAAVSQRFPGERLVIPAGGLKVRSNDTDFTFRAHTAFAYLTGLGADSEPDSVLVLDPKPDGGHEAVVFFRPLASRDSEEFFADARFGEFWVGPRPTIQDIESRLGVSARHIDSLADALAKDAGAIRLRVVRAADEQVARRVDQARGGTATSEGATSGATAEPNEADEELARFLSGMRIVKDEWEIGEMRRAIAATHQGFDAIIAGLPEAVRKGRGERWVEGLFGLYARHEGNGLGYESICASGDHANTIHWTKNTGQVREGDLILVDAGVELDSLYTADITRTLPVSGRFSAVQRKIYEAVLEAQEAGMAAVKPGNKFSDIHAAANRVIARKLHEWGLLPDGVTLEQTLDPENGGLHRRWMVHGTSHHLGLDVHDCQMLLRKDYMDGELRPGMILTVEPGLYFKADDLVAPEEFRGIGVRIEDNVLVTEDGHENLSAAMPRTADDVEAWIAAVQSGAGA; this is encoded by the coding sequence ATGACGAGCGACAAGCAGGTGAAGGCCAGCCACCGTAACGTACCCGGAAGCGACGCGTTCCGCGCGTTCATCGCCTCCGGTTGGGCCAGCCGGAGCACGGAGCCTGTGCCCCGCGTCGCGGTCGCGGATCACGCCGCCGATCGCCGGGCGGCCGTGTCGCAGCGGTTCCCGGGCGAGCGTCTCGTCATTCCCGCCGGCGGCCTGAAGGTACGCAGCAACGACACGGACTTCACATTCCGGGCGCACACCGCGTTCGCGTACCTGACCGGCCTGGGCGCGGACAGCGAGCCGGACAGCGTCCTGGTGTTGGATCCGAAGCCCGACGGCGGCCACGAGGCCGTCGTGTTCTTCCGGCCGCTCGCCTCTCGCGACAGCGAGGAGTTCTTCGCCGACGCCCGGTTCGGCGAGTTCTGGGTCGGGCCGCGCCCCACGATCCAGGACATCGAGTCGCGGCTCGGCGTCTCCGCCCGGCACATCGACTCGCTCGCCGACGCGCTGGCCAAGGATGCCGGCGCGATCCGGCTCCGGGTCGTACGGGCGGCCGACGAGCAGGTGGCCCGCCGGGTCGACCAGGCCCGAGGCGGGACGGCGACGTCCGAGGGCGCGACGTCCGGGGCCACGGCGGAGCCGAACGAGGCGGACGAGGAACTGGCCCGTTTCCTGTCGGGGATGCGGATCGTCAAGGACGAGTGGGAGATCGGCGAGATGCGGCGGGCGATCGCCGCGACCCACCAGGGCTTCGACGCGATCATCGCCGGGCTGCCGGAGGCCGTCCGCAAGGGCCGCGGTGAGCGCTGGGTGGAGGGCCTCTTCGGCCTGTACGCCCGGCACGAGGGCAACGGGCTCGGCTACGAGTCGATCTGCGCCTCCGGGGACCACGCCAACACGATCCACTGGACGAAGAACACCGGCCAGGTCCGCGAGGGCGACCTGATCCTGGTCGACGCCGGGGTGGAACTGGACTCGTTGTACACCGCCGACATCACCCGGACCCTGCCGGTCAGCGGCCGGTTCAGTGCGGTGCAGCGCAAGATCTACGAGGCGGTCCTGGAGGCCCAGGAAGCCGGGATGGCGGCGGTGAAGCCGGGCAACAAGTTCAGCGACATCCACGCCGCCGCGAACCGGGTCATCGCCCGCAAGCTGCACGAGTGGGGCCTGCTGCCGGACGGGGTGACGCTGGAGCAGACGCTCGACCCGGAGAACGGTGGTCTGCACCGGCGGTGGATGGTCCACGGCACCTCCCACCACCTGGGCCTGGACGTGCACGACTGCCAGATGCTGCTGCGCAAGGACTACATGGACGGCGAACTCAGGCCGGGCATGATTCTCACCGTCGAGCCGGGGCTCTACTTCAAGGCGGACGACCTGGTGGCGCCGGAGGAGTTCCGTGGCATCGGGGTCCGGATCGAGGACAACGTTCTCGTCACCGAGGACGGTCACGAGAACCTGTCGGCGGCGATGCCGCGTACCGCCGACGACGTCGAGGCGTGGATCGCCGCGGTGCAGTCCGGCGCGGGCGCCTGA
- a CDS encoding MFS transporter translates to MSRLATPTAAAGRRQHLGRDFSRLWSAAAISAIGDGVTIAAGPLLAAQLTDDPRLIGGVSVAFTAPFVLFGIPAGLLIDRVDIRKALVRVDLARAVLLAVLTVGILGGWGGLPLLYVCMFLLGVAEVFCRNAAQVLVPYVAPESGLSTANARIMAAQEAGTGFVGPLFGALLFSVAVALPFGVDAATFLCSALLLARMRRTRPAQPGDASGVLPQMLAGAKWLWRHHLLRSLALLSCLINLAGSAMLAVLVVHSNVVLGLSAFGYGVMLSCQAVGAVLAARIAPLLTNRLGREGALVATAALIAASEAVLATVPSPYAAGAALALFACGTVTWNVVVVVLRQTLVPRHLLGRANSVYRLIAWGGLPVGAAAGGFVAAEAGTPAVFGAGAAVMAVIAVILVRGARRQWITRAVQAQRANEAAGDGPAPTGPGSTDTGPAEHPGKADR, encoded by the coding sequence ATGAGCAGGCTGGCCACACCCACCGCCGCAGCCGGACGACGCCAGCACCTGGGCCGCGACTTCTCCAGACTGTGGTCCGCCGCCGCCATCTCGGCCATCGGGGACGGCGTCACGATCGCCGCCGGTCCCCTGCTGGCCGCCCAACTCACCGACGACCCCCGCCTCATCGGCGGCGTCTCGGTCGCGTTCACCGCCCCGTTCGTACTCTTCGGCATCCCCGCCGGACTCCTCATCGACCGGGTCGACATCAGGAAGGCACTGGTACGGGTCGACCTCGCCCGCGCCGTCCTGCTCGCCGTACTCACCGTCGGCATCCTCGGCGGCTGGGGCGGGCTGCCGCTGCTCTACGTCTGCATGTTCCTGCTCGGCGTCGCCGAGGTCTTCTGCCGCAACGCCGCACAGGTCCTCGTCCCCTACGTCGCCCCCGAATCCGGACTGTCCACCGCCAACGCGCGCATCATGGCCGCCCAGGAGGCCGGCACCGGCTTCGTCGGCCCGCTCTTCGGTGCCCTGCTGTTCAGCGTCGCCGTCGCGCTGCCGTTCGGTGTGGACGCGGCCACCTTCCTGTGCTCGGCCCTGCTCCTGGCCCGGATGCGCCGTACGCGACCCGCGCAGCCGGGGGACGCCAGCGGCGTACTGCCGCAGATGCTCGCCGGCGCGAAATGGCTGTGGCGCCACCACCTGCTCCGCAGCCTCGCCCTGCTCTCCTGCCTGATCAACCTGGCCGGCAGCGCGATGCTCGCCGTCCTCGTCGTACACAGCAACGTGGTCCTCGGACTCAGCGCGTTCGGGTACGGCGTCATGCTCTCCTGCCAGGCCGTCGGCGCTGTCCTCGCCGCCCGGATCGCTCCCCTGCTGACCAACCGGCTCGGCCGCGAAGGGGCACTGGTCGCCACCGCCGCGCTGATCGCCGCCAGCGAGGCGGTGCTGGCCACCGTTCCGTCGCCGTACGCCGCCGGGGCCGCCCTCGCCCTCTTCGCCTGCGGCACCGTGACCTGGAACGTCGTCGTGGTGGTCCTGCGGCAGACCCTCGTACCCCGACACCTGCTCGGGCGGGCCAACAGCGTCTACCGGCTCATCGCCTGGGGTGGCCTGCCCGTCGGCGCGGCAGCCGGCGGCTTCGTCGCCGCCGAAGCCGGCACTCCGGCCGTGTTCGGCGCCGGCGCGGCCGTCATGGCGGTCATCGCGGTGATCCTCGTCCGCGGCGCCCGCCGGCAGTGGATCACCCGGGCCGTACAGGCACAGCGGGCCAACGAGGCCGCCGGCGACGGCCCGGCACCCACCGGGCCGGGCAGCACCGACACCGGACCCGCCGAACACCCAGGAAAGGCCGACCGATGA
- a CDS encoding acetaldehyde dehydrogenase (acetylating), with amino-acid sequence MSLAAGVTGTGPDVVEPATVAVIGTGAIGQDLISKIDRSRALDCRLVAGRNPGSAGLRHAERLGLPTTAAGIDAVLAAERPFDIVFDATNAASHLEHWRLLEPLGTLVVDLTPSGVGQMVVPAVTGVRVAAGRNVNLISCGGQASVPVVHALATRFPVTYLEVVSTVASTIAGRATRLNLDEYVATTERAVTTYSGVGDVKAILNISPAVPPATFRTAVHARIPGADAAAVRAAVDEAAARVRTFAPGYEVTACTVVDDRVTVAVQVLAHSDVLPRYAGNLDIINSAAVMVAEQHATAIGRTARAEVAR; translated from the coding sequence GTGAGCCTCGCCGCGGGGGTGACCGGCACCGGCCCGGACGTCGTCGAGCCCGCCACCGTCGCCGTGATCGGCACCGGAGCGATCGGCCAGGACCTCATCAGCAAGATCGACCGATCCCGGGCACTGGACTGCCGGCTGGTGGCCGGTCGCAACCCCGGCTCCGCGGGACTACGGCACGCCGAACGGCTCGGCTTGCCCACCACGGCGGCCGGGATCGACGCCGTCCTGGCGGCCGAGCGCCCGTTCGACATCGTCTTCGACGCCACCAACGCCGCCTCCCACCTCGAACACTGGCGGCTGCTCGAGCCGCTCGGGACCCTCGTCGTCGACCTCACGCCCAGCGGGGTGGGGCAGATGGTGGTGCCGGCCGTGACCGGCGTACGGGTGGCGGCCGGACGCAACGTCAACCTGATCAGCTGCGGCGGCCAGGCGTCGGTCCCGGTCGTGCACGCGCTCGCGACGCGCTTCCCGGTGACCTACCTCGAGGTCGTCTCGACCGTGGCCAGCACCATCGCCGGCCGCGCGACCAGGTTGAACCTCGACGAGTACGTGGCGACCACCGAGCGCGCCGTGACGACGTACTCCGGGGTCGGCGACGTCAAGGCGATCCTGAACATCAGTCCGGCGGTGCCGCCGGCGACGTTCCGCACGGCCGTGCACGCCCGGATCCCCGGTGCCGACGCGGCGGCGGTACGGGCGGCGGTCGACGAGGCCGCGGCGCGGGTGCGTACCTTCGCCCCGGGCTACGAGGTCACCGCCTGCACCGTCGTCGACGACCGGGTGACGGTCGCGGTGCAGGTGCTGGCCCACAGCGACGTCCTGCCCCGCTACGCCGGGAACCTCGACATCATCAACTCCGCCGCCGTCATGGTCGCCGAGCAGCACGCGACCGCGATCGGTCGCACCGCCCGGGCGGAGGTGGCCCGGTGA
- the dmpG gene encoding 4-hydroxy-2-oxovalerate aldolase, with protein MSDVVIYDPTLRDGQHAVRHQLGVDALRRYAEAADAARIPVVEVGHGNGLGASSLQVGLAAVSDEQMLSTVREALRHSRMGVFMLPGWGTSTDLRRAIAHGADVVRIGVHATETSLAERHLGMLREAGAEAHCVLMMSHMATPEQLAEHAAQAVGYGAQAVGIMDSAGWFLPPDVTARISAIRAAVDRPVIFHGHDNLGMAVANSVAAAQAGASIIDGCARGFGAGAGNTQLEVLVPVLERSGFTTGIDLYALLDAADLAERELMPAPPVTASMTIVSGLAGVFSGFKHRVVELSARAGVDPRDVFFELGRRQAIAGQEDLIVDVVAELSARDGRVAALQK; from the coding sequence GTGAGCGACGTCGTCATCTACGACCCGACCCTGCGCGACGGGCAGCACGCGGTCCGCCACCAGCTCGGTGTCGACGCCCTGCGCCGCTATGCCGAGGCGGCGGACGCGGCGCGGATCCCGGTGGTCGAGGTCGGCCACGGCAACGGGCTCGGCGCCTCGTCGCTGCAGGTCGGGCTGGCCGCCGTCAGCGACGAGCAGATGCTGTCGACGGTCCGCGAGGCGTTGCGGCACAGCCGGATGGGCGTGTTCATGCTGCCCGGCTGGGGCACCTCCACCGACCTGCGGCGGGCGATCGCCCACGGTGCCGACGTCGTACGCATCGGGGTGCACGCCACCGAGACGTCGCTGGCCGAGCGACACCTGGGGATGCTGCGCGAGGCCGGGGCCGAGGCGCACTGCGTGCTGATGATGAGCCACATGGCGACCCCGGAACAGTTGGCCGAGCACGCCGCGCAGGCCGTCGGGTACGGGGCGCAGGCGGTGGGGATCATGGATTCGGCGGGCTGGTTCCTGCCCCCGGACGTCACCGCGCGGATCTCGGCGATCCGGGCGGCGGTCGACCGCCCGGTGATCTTCCACGGGCACGACAACCTCGGCATGGCGGTGGCCAACTCCGTCGCCGCGGCCCAGGCCGGCGCCTCGATCATCGACGGCTGTGCCCGTGGCTTCGGTGCCGGGGCGGGAAACACCCAGCTCGAGGTGCTGGTGCCGGTGCTGGAACGCAGCGGCTTCACGACCGGCATCGACCTCTACGCGCTGCTCGACGCCGCCGACCTCGCCGAACGCGAACTCATGCCCGCACCGCCGGTGACCGCGTCGATGACCATCGTCAGCGGCCTGGCCGGGGTGTTCTCGGGATTCAAGCACCGGGTCGTCGAGCTGTCCGCCCGCGCCGGCGTCGACCCGCGCGACGTGTTCTTCGAGCTGGGCCGGCGGCAGGCCATCGCCGGCCAGGAAGACCTGATCGTGGACGTGGTGGCAGAGCTGAGCGCCCGGGACGGGCGCGTGGCGGCCCTTCAGAAGTAA
- a CDS encoding cupin-like domain-containing protein, protein MSFDQFMATGPGDLFRSDVPVVIKLPESVQGLGRDGVAARLGNMLVTLFTEPGDKNHPGRWETRDIRLREFFADDKYMTSPDTWHRIVSNIRNSPADVNAVVGFDAEKFFGYGRSLYAANLWISHRGVFTKSHFDEFENFNIALEGRKRFIIAPPGSRDYYPRSVLRGFGDKSQVFDMDNVDPQRYPRLVPKLAQRRDLILEAGEMLYLPLGWWHQAESLDEVNVNVNFWLKSSKILRRPHVLGVALYTYAYRKLTRVYSYKPTEVQSS, encoded by the coding sequence ATGTCGTTCGACCAGTTCATGGCCACCGGTCCCGGCGACCTGTTCCGGTCCGACGTGCCGGTGGTGATCAAGCTGCCGGAGAGCGTGCAGGGGCTCGGCCGCGACGGAGTGGCGGCCCGGCTGGGCAACATGCTGGTCACCCTGTTCACCGAGCCGGGCGACAAGAACCACCCCGGGCGCTGGGAGACCCGCGACATCCGACTGCGCGAGTTCTTCGCCGACGACAAGTACATGACCAGCCCGGACACCTGGCACCGGATCGTGTCGAACATCCGCAACAGCCCCGCCGACGTCAACGCCGTCGTCGGGTTCGACGCCGAGAAGTTCTTCGGGTACGGACGCTCGCTGTACGCGGCCAACCTGTGGATCAGCCACCGCGGCGTCTTCACCAAAAGCCACTTCGACGAGTTCGAGAACTTCAACATCGCGCTCGAGGGTCGCAAGCGGTTCATCATCGCCCCGCCCGGATCCCGGGACTACTACCCGCGATCGGTGCTGCGCGGCTTCGGTGACAAGTCGCAGGTGTTCGACATGGACAACGTCGACCCGCAGCGCTACCCGAGGCTGGTGCCGAAGCTGGCCCAACGGCGCGACCTGATCCTCGAGGCCGGCGAGATGCTCTACCTGCCGCTCGGCTGGTGGCACCAGGCCGAGTCGCTGGACGAGGTCAACGTCAACGTCAACTTCTGGCTGAAGTCGTCGAAGATCCTCCGCCGCCCGCACGTGCTCGGCGTGGCGCTCTACACGTACGCGTACCGCAAGCTCACGCGCGTCTACTCCTACAAGCCCACCGAGGTGCAGTCTTCATGA
- a CDS encoding aminotransferase class I/II-fold pyridoxal phosphate-dependent enzyme, with translation MSERKTITPAHRYRNNDKLVGIGNRFWNMSEEHGVAGIVGDLNDGVLRTADGHEFVNFTVCSYLDLDTHPKVIDGAVDSLRRFGVLDHCIPRTRVQTPVLLELEDSLGELFGAEVVTAISTAAASTGLLPLIASGHLGNGVRPLMVFDKNAHVSLANAKPTCADETEVVTSRHHDLDFLEDMCRTYERVCYVVDGSDSLGGYAPVRELAELQDKYNMMVFYDDSHSLSAYGRRGIGYVRSHSPALDQRTVTVATLSKGFGAGGTAILLDGYPKETRRIIERFAGPLGYSQKMNAAAVGAAMASAEIHRTEELTELQNRLYANIALFDSLLATEQSGSTYPIRVVPMSDDTVIDGAQRVFAAGFYVSPVFFPIVARGTAGLRAMLRAGQTEEQIRRLCEVLVEAGARPPTALPEPVAP, from the coding sequence ATGAGCGAGCGCAAGACCATCACGCCCGCCCACCGGTACCGCAACAACGACAAGCTCGTCGGGATCGGGAACAGGTTCTGGAACATGAGCGAGGAGCACGGTGTCGCCGGGATCGTCGGCGACCTGAACGACGGTGTGCTGCGGACCGCCGACGGGCACGAGTTCGTGAACTTCACCGTCTGCTCCTATCTGGACCTGGACACCCATCCGAAGGTCATCGACGGGGCGGTCGACTCGCTGCGGCGCTTCGGCGTGCTGGACCACTGCATCCCGCGTACCCGGGTCCAGACACCGGTGCTGCTGGAGCTGGAGGACTCACTGGGCGAACTGTTCGGTGCCGAGGTCGTCACCGCGATCTCGACGGCGGCGGCCAGCACCGGCCTGCTGCCGCTGATCGCGTCCGGGCACCTCGGGAACGGGGTTCGGCCGCTGATGGTCTTCGACAAGAACGCCCACGTGTCGCTGGCCAACGCCAAGCCGACGTGCGCCGACGAGACCGAGGTCGTCACCAGCCGCCACCACGACCTCGACTTCCTCGAGGACATGTGCCGCACCTACGAACGCGTCTGCTACGTCGTCGACGGCTCGGACAGTCTCGGCGGCTACGCCCCGGTCCGGGAACTGGCCGAGTTGCAGGACAAATACAACATGATGGTCTTCTACGACGACTCGCACTCGTTGTCGGCGTACGGGCGGCGCGGCATCGGCTACGTCCGCTCGCACTCGCCGGCGCTGGACCAGCGCACCGTGACCGTCGCGACGCTGAGCAAGGGGTTCGGGGCCGGCGGCACCGCGATCCTGCTCGACGGATATCCGAAGGAGACGCGGCGGATCATCGAACGCTTCGCCGGGCCGCTCGGCTACTCGCAGAAGATGAACGCGGCCGCGGTCGGCGCGGCGATGGCGTCGGCGGAGATCCACCGCACCGAGGAACTCACCGAGCTGCAGAACAGGCTGTACGCCAACATCGCGCTGTTCGACTCGCTGCTGGCGACCGAACAGTCCGGCAGCACGTACCCGATCCGGGTCGTGCCGATGAGCGACGACACGGTCATCGACGGGGCCCAGCGCGTCTTCGCCGCCGGGTTCTACGTCTCGCCGGTGTTCTTCCCCATCGTCGCCCGCGGCACCGCCGGGCTGCGGGCCATGCTGCGCGCCGGCCAGACCGAGGAACAGATCCGCCGGCTGTGCGAGGTACTCGTCGAAGCGGGGGCCCGCCCGCCCACCGCACTGCCCGAGCCGGTGGCCCCATGA
- a CDS encoding HpcH/HpaI aldolase/citrate lyase family protein, with protein sequence MTEHSEGSGTAGIPRSILYTPALSLDRVVKAWNYDADVHLIDLEDSVPPAEKPAARTVCRAALEKAPRPANIAVRMNELGSVAAVQDLVLFTESPVRPGIVMMTMVKCATEVTLVRQMLASAGARPEIYVTVETVEAVVDIDPIARAADGLVLGSADLAATLGVEITWEAMLAARQAMALACARYGTACIDTANFRLTEPAVLAEETARVRTLGFHGKATVHPGELDVINQALRPNLDDLRLARRVTEAVGAAGGGIAVLDGNMVGPPFARLARDTVARGDAWTARFGGG encoded by the coding sequence ATGACCGAGCACAGCGAGGGAAGCGGTACGGCGGGGATTCCGCGGAGCATCCTCTACACCCCGGCACTGTCGCTGGACCGGGTCGTGAAGGCGTGGAACTACGACGCCGACGTGCACCTGATCGACCTGGAGGACTCGGTGCCGCCGGCCGAGAAACCGGCCGCGCGCACCGTGTGCCGGGCCGCGCTGGAGAAGGCGCCACGGCCGGCGAACATCGCCGTACGGATGAACGAACTGGGCAGCGTCGCGGCGGTGCAGGACCTGGTGCTCTTCACCGAGTCCCCGGTACGGCCGGGAATCGTCATGATGACGATGGTGAAGTGCGCGACCGAGGTGACCCTGGTCCGCCAGATGCTGGCCTCGGCGGGCGCGCGTCCGGAGATCTACGTGACGGTGGAGACGGTCGAGGCGGTCGTCGACATCGACCCGATCGCGCGGGCGGCCGACGGCCTGGTCCTCGGCTCGGCCGACCTGGCCGCCACCCTCGGGGTCGAGATCACCTGGGAGGCGATGCTCGCCGCCCGGCAGGCGATGGCGCTGGCCTGCGCACGGTACGGAACCGCCTGCATCGACACCGCGAACTTCCGGCTCACCGAGCCGGCGGTCCTCGCGGAGGAGACCGCCCGTGTTCGGACGCTCGGCTTCCACGGCAAGGCGACCGTGCACCCGGGCGAACTCGACGTGATCAACCAGGCGTTGCGGCCGAATCTCGACGACCTGCGCCTGGCCCGTCGGGTGACCGAGGCCGTCGGCGCGGCCGGCGGCGGGATCGCCGTGCTGGACGGGAACATGGTCGGCCCGCCGTTCGCCCGGCTGGCCCGCGACACGGTGGCGCGCGGCGACGCCTGGACCGCCCGGTTCGGTGGCGGATGA